One window of Candidatus Nitrospira kreftii genomic DNA carries:
- a CDS encoding putative ABC transporter ATP-binding subunit, whose product MITVTDVSMILAAGGRSVTILDHINFEIRAKQTVAIVGPSGSGKSTLLGLMAGLDRPSTGSIHLDGTDITTMPESKMARFRREKVGYIFQSFHLIPTLTAIENVAVPLELSGESQADDRAADLLSAVGLSDRMGHYPVQLSGGEQQRVAVARAFACHPPILLADEPTGNLDSTTGSHIVDLLLALHRDHGTTLVLVTHDTTLASSMQRVLSLRDGRLESDSMPFDSSFSDGLMTDSRKSGQLSSTTSRFQLGS is encoded by the coding sequence ATGATCACTGTCACGGACGTGTCGATGATTTTGGCCGCGGGAGGGCGTTCGGTCACGATTCTTGACCATATTAATTTTGAAATTCGGGCGAAGCAGACGGTTGCGATCGTGGGGCCGTCCGGAAGTGGAAAATCAACGTTGCTCGGCTTGATGGCGGGTCTTGATCGTCCGAGCACCGGATCGATTCATCTCGATGGCACGGACATCACGACCATGCCGGAAAGCAAGATGGCCAGATTTCGGCGCGAAAAGGTGGGCTATATTTTCCAATCGTTTCATCTCATTCCCACACTCACCGCCATTGAGAACGTTGCAGTTCCACTCGAACTCAGCGGGGAGAGTCAGGCCGATGATCGCGCGGCTGATTTACTTTCCGCAGTGGGGCTGTCCGATCGCATGGGACACTATCCGGTCCAATTGTCCGGTGGGGAACAACAGCGAGTGGCAGTGGCTCGCGCCTTTGCCTGTCATCCGCCGATTTTGCTGGCGGATGAACCAACGGGCAACCTCGATAGTACGACCGGCTCCCATATCGTCGACCTGCTGCTGGCCCTCCACCGGGATCACGGGACCACGCTTGTGCTCGTGACCCACGACACCACGTTGGCCTCTTCGATGCAGCGTGTGCTGTCGCTCCGTGATGGTCGCTTGGAATCCGATAGCATGCCCTTCGACTCATCATTCAGCGATGGCTTAATGACCGACTCCAGAAAGTCGGGCCAATTATCCTCAACCACGTCCCGTTTCCAACTCGGCTCATGA